GGCAGGGCTTTTCGGTCAGACAAGTCATCCAAAAAGCCGAGCAAGTCACAGGGTTAAAAGTCCAAGTGATCGAAGCAGATCGCAGGCCTGGAGATCCTCCTATACTGGTGGCAGATGCCCAGAAAGCAGCGCACCAATTGGGATGGAGACCCCATTACCCTGAGCTTGAAACCATGATTAAGCATGCCTGGCAAGCACTGAATTAGTTCATGCACATGCTTGCTCTATCTTTTTCTCAACTTCTTTGGAGGAATCGGTCAAGCATAAATGGGGAATTAACTCCTGAGCTCTTTCCCAAAGGACTTTTTCAGTATCATTGATGAGAAGCGCGTAGGCCATATCTACACTTCGCTTTTCTTGAATAGCGATCTGTAATGCCCTGTACCCTTGATCGTGAGTCAATAAGTTCATTCCTTCATATTCTAGAAAATGAGCAAATAGATGATAATTGTGCTTTTCTACCGCATAGGTTAAAGCTGTATGCTCTGCTTCAATCTCTCTGCTTATATCCTCCTCGAGTATACTTTCTATTTTTCTCACCTTAAAAGGTTCATTGATCAATTCAGCCGCAGAACTTTTTAGCTTCTCAGCAATTTGAATTTCCTCAGGCGACCTAAGATCCCAAACAGTTTCCGTATAAAGTTCTAATACGTGACCAGACTTATCCTCATTTTCATAGCGCAATTGTTTTGTTTCTAGCAGATAATCTATACACTGGATGCTGCTTGAATCAAATGCAGCTTCCCAGACTTGGGAAAGATTTTTCGATAAAAAATCGCGCCCTCCCTTCTCATCCACTTTTTTTAGCAGAAACACTTGATCTCGCTTGGTCGCCTCAATCAGAGCGTGTTTGAAAACCAAACGTCGCGTTTTTTCTGGAAGGGAACAAGCTTTGTTAATAATTGCGGCGATTAACTCGGGAGAATTGAAAATAATAGCGAGATGGATAAAGTTTTTTAAGGAGATGGCCGATTCCTGTCCCTGATCAAAGGAAACTGTAGCCAGATAACGGGCAATGAGAGGTTCAATGCGATCAATCGTTCGGATCATAACATCAGAATCAGACAAGTTAATTAACCTTTCCCATTTCACCGCTTGATTATAGGCGTCTTCTAAGGAATAATTTTTGGCTTCGATTTCTTTAGCAAATTCTTTTTGCGCTTGTTGACGCCTCTCTGCTGCATGCATGGCAGCCATTTGTTGGTCGGCTTCTTTTTGTTTTTCATCGATAAACGTATCGATCATTCCTAAGGCGCTTTCCATTTTGGCTTGGTTAAAACACCCCCCAAAATAGCCTTTAATCGAACCGATAAAATGGCGGAGGGTCGGCACAAAATTTGGATCTTCTAACACTTGCACAATACCTTTTTCGCCTACTTTTAAAAGGGTTCCCCATTGCTTTCGTTTATCCCGAATTTCAGTTCCATTAAAAACATACGGATTTCCCTCTGCTTGGATTTTTTCATCCCTATTTAAGGCAGCGGCTATGGCTGCTTCTTTCCGCTCTTGTAAATCGCGAGATTTAAGAGCAGGGGGAGTTTTGGGAAGCAATTCTAAGCACTCGTTTAACAATTTTTGATTGCTCTGAGCTTTCTTTGGGGTTACCCCGTTTGTTTTAAAAGTTTGCTGAAAGATGATGGTAAGATTGGCGATATTTTGTTGGCACCTTTCTTTTTCAAATAATTCTACCTTTTTCTTATTTACAAAAGCTTTAAGCTTGGCTGCTACATGGGGTGTATAGGTTCTTTCAAACTGAATCCCTATACCTGCTAAAATTCGCTTAATAACTTCGAGAAAAAAGTTATCTTTTTTCTTTAATCGCAATTTAGTGGTCAGGACGCAGCTCTTGTTTTGCACTCCTTGAGCTACCTGTTCGACATTCTCCCATAGGGTTTGGTCAAGGCGCATTAAGCTTATTTGGCTCATTATTTGTAATCTCCCTTATTTACACTATCTATTTGCCCAGCAATTTTAACATATTTTTTTAAAATAAAGCAATTCGCAATTAAACTAAGTGTACGACCAAATCTTCCTGAAAAATTTTGCATAAATTATCCCACATTCGATACACTTACTCTTTAAATTCATATTTGTTTGGTTTGCCATGTCCCATTATCAAGTTTCGGCAAGAAGGTATCGCCCTCAAAGATTCCAGGAAGTTCTTGGGCAAGATCCCATTATTACTACTTTAAAAAATGCCATTCAGATGGGCCGTCTTGCAAATGCTTATTTATTCTGTGGATCGAGAGGAACAGGCAAAACAACTTTAGCCCGTTTATTTGCAAAAGCCCTAAACTGCTTGGCCCCGGCCACTGACCATGAGCCGTGCAATCAATGTATTTCGTGCCGGGAAATTGCAGCAGGACACTCTTTAGATGTTTTAGAAATAGACGGAGCTTCCCACCGAGGAATCGACGATATTCGTCAAATTAACGAAACAGTGGGATATGCAGCGGCGTCAGGGAAATATAAAATCTATATTATCGACGAAGTGCATATGCTGACCAAAGAAGCTTTTAATGCATTGCTCAAAACGCTCGAAGAACCTCCCTTAAATGCTAAATTTTTCTTTGCTACTACAGAGCCCCATAAAGTGCTCCCCACTATTTTAAGCCGGTGCCAACGCTTCAATCTCAACCGCATTCCTCTTGAAAAAATTGTAGAAAAGCTTCGCCATATCACTCAGGACATGGGGGTCGAAGCCCAAGAAGAAGCCCTTCATATAATTGCTAAAAGAGCGGAAGGAGGCCTGCGGGACGCAGAATCTCTCTTAGACCAAGTTGTAGTCTTTCATGAGGGTAGCATGACAGTACAATCGGTGTCTGCCGTGCTAGGCATTATGCCAAAAGAAGTCCTTTTTGACTTTGATAAAGCGGGCAAAGAGGGACGCCTGGCAGCTGCATTTGAAATTGCCCATCATATTTTTACGGAAGGCAAAGATTGGCAACAATTTTGTGAAACCCTTGTGGAACATTTTCGAAACTTATTGCTAATCAAGCTCTCTGGAAAACAGGCTCCATTTTTAGCCCTTTCCGACCATGAAAGGGACCGCTATGAACTTTCCGCGCAGCTTTATTCAAAAGAACAGTGTTTAAATTTATTAGATTATTTTGTCGAATTGCAAAGCCAAATCCGGTTTGCGCCTTCTCCTCGCATTGCTCTTGAAGCAGGCCTTTTACACGCCATGCGCAGCCATCAGAGACTTCCAATCGAAGTATTAGTTCATCGTCTAGGAGAACTTGAGCAAGCTATTGCGAAAACCTCCCCAGGCTCTGAACCTTCTATCCAGCCATCTGCAATTGCGCAGCCGGCTACCACCCCCTTTGTGGCATCACCCTCCCAAAAACCCATCCAAGCCGTACAAAAACCAAACCCTGTTGTCTCAATCAGCGAAGATCCCTCCCCTTCCCTACAAGATTTAGATTTAGGGATTAAAACTGCTTCAGTTGCTCAAAAATCTGAGGATTTCACTCCAAAGACAGAACACATTCATGAAAAGCTGCCAGCTTCAATTGAATTGGGTTCTCGCCCTACGCCCGAAGCGCAACTCATTTCTAAACAACAGCAGAGTGCCTACGATACCCGTTTACAATTTGCCGCTGTAGAGCTAGGAGGAAACCTCCGAAAAAAACCTTTTAATAAATTCTAAACTGAGGAGAAAAACATGGGAACAGGCTTTTCGAAAAGAAAGAAACAGGCGAAATTACTTCAGCAACAACTTTCTCAAATGCAAAACCAGATGAAAGAAACGGAAGTAACAGGAACTGCGGGAAATGGTCTCGTTTCAGTTACATTAAGGGGGGATAACTCCATGAAAGACATTAAAATTAAACCAGAATGCGTAGATCCAGAGGACGTGGAAGGTCTCCAAGACCTTATTAAAGCAGCTTATGAAGATGCTTTAAGTAAAATGCAGCAAGGTGCACCTTCCTTGCCTCCATCTTTTCCCGACCTAAAAAATTTGGGATTGAATTTTTAATCAAGGCCTCCTTGAGAACTTTTTTTCTTTAATTTTTATAGGACTTACAGATAGATAGGCCTGCCATTCATTTTGAAAATAGCTTACCCCTATTTTCAAAATGAAACTTAAATAATTTTCTTAGCCCACATATGGAAAACATGCCAATGCTTCCTCCCCCTGTGGTGCAAGGAAGAAGTCCTTCTTCCACTTGTAGATATTCAATCACAAAATTAGGTAAACCCTGCGGATTGGCATGCTGTAAAATAAGATCGCCTGAAAGTTGCTCAACCTCTAAAGCCAATACTTGCCATCTTTTTTTAAGCAAAAAAAAGATCTCTTCCAGGGCTTGCCCCGAACTGCTGCTCTACCGCTTGTTTCCTTCTCTAGCAAAAAATAGGAGTAAGCCAAAGACCACCCTTTAGGGGGACTGGTCAGGGTTGCCGTATTTTCATAATAACCTTGCCTCTCAATAGGGACAGTTTGTGGGTTAAAAGCAGGCACAGGTATAGAAAGACCCATTGGAAGATTAGGCTTATAATCCTCACCATGATTTTTTAAAGAAAAAATAAAAAAGAGGGAAAACTTTCAAATATTTAGCTTTTTTTAAACTATCTTTATCCTAAAATACTTTTTAATTTTTTAGGCCTTTTAATGGTTATAAAAACAATCTTCAGGAACATTTTTTTGGTACTCGTTCACTAATAATTCCATGATCTCTTGGGCCGTTGAAAGGGAAAGCACCGTATCTGCAAGTAAGCTCGCAGATACTATACTTGTATTGCGAATCGCGTGTTTAATCACCGGAATGTGGCGTGGTGAAACAGACAATTCTTGGATCCCCAACCCTAACAACAGGGGAGTAAAGCGTGGATCTGCGGCCATTTCTCCGCATACCGTTACAGGAACACCATAATGATTAGCCTCTGTAGCTATCAGTTTAATCAAGCGGATAACACTCGGGTCGGTTTGAGCGTAGATATTATTAACGTGTTGATTTCCCCGATCTACTGCCATAGCATATTGAACAAGATCATTCGTCCCGATGGATAAAAAGTCACATTGCTGTGCAAGCAAATCTGCAATAATGGCTGCTGAAGGGACCTCGATCATACAACCAAGCGGGACTGAAGGGGGGACATATTGTCCTTCTCGATGTAACTCTTCCATGACTTCTCTTAAAATCTGCTTTGCCTCTTCTAGTTCTGCGAGAGCAGAAATCATGGGAAGCAAGATTTTAACCCGACCATAAGCACTTGTACGTAAAATAGCTTTTAGCTGGGTTTTAAAAATGTCTCTCTCTTTTAAGAGGAAACGTATCGCCCGACATCCAAGAAATGTCTGAGTCTCATTTTCTTGCGAGAAATTAATAAGCATTTTGTCGCCACCCACATCAAATGTCCGAATGACCACAGTTTTATTAGGCATGTTATCAACTACTTGGCGGTATAGAGCGAACTGAGCATCCTCATCTGGCAACCC
The Parachlamydia sp. AcF125 genome window above contains:
- a CDS encoding YbaB/EbfC family nucleoid-associated protein — translated: MGTGFSKRKKQAKLLQQQLSQMQNQMKETEVTGTAGNGLVSVTLRGDNSMKDIKIKPECVDPEDVEGLQDLIKAAYEDALSKMQQGAPSLPPSFPDLKNLGLNF
- a CDS encoding beta-1,6-N-acetylglucosaminyltransferase produces the protein MSQISLMRLDQTLWENVEQVAQGVQNKSCVLTTKLRLKKKDNFFLEVIKRILAGIGIQFERTYTPHVAAKLKAFVNKKKVELFEKERCQQNIANLTIIFQQTFKTNGVTPKKAQSNQKLLNECLELLPKTPPALKSRDLQERKEAAIAAALNRDEKIQAEGNPYVFNGTEIRDKRKQWGTLLKVGEKGIVQVLEDPNFVPTLRHFIGSIKGYFGGCFNQAKMESALGMIDTFIDEKQKEADQQMAAMHAAERRQQAQKEFAKEIEAKNYSLEDAYNQAVKWERLINLSDSDVMIRTIDRIEPLIARYLATVSFDQGQESAISLKNFIHLAIIFNSPELIAAIINKACSLPEKTRRLVFKHALIEATKRDQVFLLKKVDEKGGRDFLSKNLSQVWEAAFDSSSIQCIDYLLETKQLRYENEDKSGHVLELYTETVWDLRSPEEIQIAEKLKSSAAELINEPFKVRKIESILEEDISREIEAEHTALTYAVEKHNYHLFAHFLEYEGMNLLTHDQGYRALQIAIQEKRSVDMAYALLINDTEKVLWERAQELIPHLCLTDSSKEVEKKIEQACA
- the dnaX gene encoding DNA polymerase III subunit gamma/tau; this translates as MSHYQVSARRYRPQRFQEVLGQDPIITTLKNAIQMGRLANAYLFCGSRGTGKTTLARLFAKALNCLAPATDHEPCNQCISCREIAAGHSLDVLEIDGASHRGIDDIRQINETVGYAAASGKYKIYIIDEVHMLTKEAFNALLKTLEEPPLNAKFFFATTEPHKVLPTILSRCQRFNLNRIPLEKIVEKLRHITQDMGVEAQEEALHIIAKRAEGGLRDAESLLDQVVVFHEGSMTVQSVSAVLGIMPKEVLFDFDKAGKEGRLAAAFEIAHHIFTEGKDWQQFCETLVEHFRNLLLIKLSGKQAPFLALSDHERDRYELSAQLYSKEQCLNLLDYFVELQSQIRFAPSPRIALEAGLLHAMRSHQRLPIEVLVHRLGELEQAIAKTSPGSEPSIQPSAIAQPATTPFVASPSQKPIQAVQKPNPVVSISEDPSPSLQDLDLGIKTASVAQKSEDFTPKTEHIHEKLPASIELGSRPTPEAQLISKQQQSAYDTRLQFAAVELGGNLRKKPFNKF